The following coding sequences are from one Calditrichota bacterium window:
- a CDS encoding DUF1801 domain-containing protein: MAENKTKPTSASVDEFISGIENARRKADALTSLKMYKEVTGLEPVMWGSSIIGFGTTHYEYDSGRKGKVPAAGFSPRKANMTFYVGNKFEGAEELFTRLGKHKKSVACIYINKLDDVDLQVLQEIIAREYAWTLKTSKVK, from the coding sequence ATGGCAGAGAACAAAACCAAACCAACATCAGCATCGGTGGATGAATTTATTTCCGGGATTGAAAATGCGCGCCGTAAGGCTGATGCACTTACTTCCTTGAAAATGTATAAAGAAGTTACGGGTCTTGAGCCGGTTATGTGGGGCTCGTCAATTATTGGTTTTGGAACAACCCACTATGAATACGATAGTGGTCGCAAGGGTAAAGTACCGGCTGCCGGTTTTTCACCACGTAAAGCAAACATGACTTTTTATGTTGGCAATAAGTTCGAAGGCGCTGAAGAACTTTTCACTCGTTTGGGCAAACACAAAAAATCGGTTGCCTGCATTTATATCAATAAGCTTGATGATGTTGATCTTCAAGTTTTACAAGAAATTATTGCACGCGAATATGCCTGGACATTAAAGACCTCAAAAGTAAAATGA
- a CDS encoding TlpA family protein disulfide reductase produces MIFYIIALLSILPIKSISTETPEIKFGQKSYIKITQLNKNTPSKCKIDFWAFIPPERRVYDTEISNKRNTIIDLDINFPKRALVTIDTLPRFSVYIIPDDTLEIIIDFSKDIFADAISFKGENTLPSKFLFNKQTQFKKGKLRLQIASEKIPLLEVKAKMDSMTNEEIYFLDNFNKNQKLPNWFYVNQKWSFIYWNADRKALAANYRRDVLKFKETIPDNYFDFWKELPFVNMDAKLTFNYYQYISSYFYYNILPDNYKWKDKKSQYEGILKYYPASAYELLNTDLAEIFLCYEFGKIINDGFFDLFDSEIEKNKKYFKNPNILEILTNFRENKFAPKVGEQAFNFYLPDENNQFHELKDFHNKIVLLNFWFHGCSGCVIEVPFEKELINKFSNNEFEIINIHMIDNKESWLSGLKKYQLDGVNLFANTNWIQLLRKNYSISGYPTYVLIDKDGTIINPNSARPSKGLEKEIKNYISY; encoded by the coding sequence ATGATATTTTATATTATCGCATTATTATCAATTCTTCCAATAAAATCAATTTCTACTGAAACTCCAGAAATTAAATTCGGACAAAAATCATATATAAAAATCACACAATTAAATAAAAATACTCCTTCGAAATGTAAAATAGATTTCTGGGCTTTTATCCCTCCGGAAAGAAGAGTTTATGATACAGAAATATCTAATAAAAGGAATACAATTATTGACTTAGATATTAATTTCCCTAAACGTGCTTTAGTAACTATAGACACCTTACCGCGTTTTTCAGTTTATATTATTCCTGATGATACCTTGGAAATTATAATAGATTTTTCAAAAGACATTTTTGCAGATGCCATTTCGTTTAAAGGAGAAAACACATTACCTTCAAAATTTCTATTTAATAAACAAACACAATTCAAAAAGGGAAAATTAAGACTTCAGATTGCATCTGAAAAAATCCCCTTATTAGAAGTAAAAGCAAAAATGGATTCAATGACAAATGAAGAGATTTATTTTTTAGATAATTTCAACAAAAATCAAAAATTGCCTAATTGGTTTTATGTGAATCAAAAATGGTCATTTATTTATTGGAACGCTGACAGAAAAGCACTTGCCGCAAATTATCGGCGAGATGTATTAAAGTTTAAAGAAACAATTCCTGATAACTATTTTGATTTTTGGAAAGAACTTCCTTTTGTAAATATGGATGCAAAGTTAACATTTAATTATTATCAGTATATTAGCAGTTATTTTTATTATAATATTCTTCCAGATAATTATAAGTGGAAAGATAAAAAATCACAATATGAAGGAATTTTAAAATATTATCCTGCTTCTGCTTATGAACTCCTAAACACAGATTTGGCCGAGATTTTTTTATGTTATGAGTTTGGAAAAATTATCAATGATGGGTTTTTTGATCTATTTGATTCTGAGATAGAAAAAAACAAAAAATATTTTAAAAATCCAAATATATTAGAGATTTTGACAAATTTCAGAGAAAATAAATTTGCTCCAAAGGTAGGCGAACAAGCTTTTAACTTTTACTTACCAGATGAAAATAATCAATTTCATGAACTAAAAGATTTTCATAATAAAATTGTGTTACTAAACTTTTGGTTTCATGGATGCTCAGGATGTGTTATTGAAGTTCCATTTGAAAAAGAATTGATTAACAAATTTTCTAACAATGAGTTTGAAATAATAAATATCCATATGATTGACAATAAAGAAAGTTGGCTTTCCGGTCTAAAAAAATATCAACTTGATGGTGTGAATTTATTTGCTAACACCAATTGGATTCAATTACTCAGAAAAAATTATTCTATTTCAGGTTACCCTACTTATGTTTTAATTGATAAAGACGGTACGATTATTAACCCAAATTCTGCTCGTCCAAGCAAGGGTCTTGAAAAAGAAATAAAAAATTATATTAGCTATTAA
- a CDS encoding S9 family peptidase — protein sequence MKTLIIFVISLTIFSCSQTTVKKYTIEQFHKNTNIWGGYFSPDETKLLVTNNETGIYNVFAIPVDGKAPEQLTFSEKESYFAISYVPDGNGFLYYADKGGDENDHLYWVDKDRKTLDLTPFENSKSGFFKWSHDEKSFFYISNKRNPKFFDLYEKQIIDFADPNANTLIYQNDKGFDVSAISSDKRYLALTKSITTSNNELYLYDMQTKETKHISEHEGDAVYEAQFFDLANENLYLLSNENSEFTYLVKYNIKSGNKEKIYETNWDVWYAKTSFNEKYRVIGVNEDAKTAISLTDLSSNNQVELPVIKGSSISSVSIGKSEKLMRLTVSSSVTTNDIYFYNIETKELKRLTKTLNPDINTSDLVNAEVIRFKSYDGTEVPCIFYKPHHASKSNKVPALVWVHGGPGGQTRLNYSALIQYLVNQGYAILAINNRGSSGYGKTFYKMDDLKHGEADLKDCVSSKDFLAETGFIDMEKVGIMGGSYGGYMVMAALAFTPEEFDVGVNIFGVTNWLRTLKSIPPHWESFREALYAELGDPFSDDSTRLYKISPLFHAKNVTKPLIVLQGANDVRVLQIESDEIVAAVESNNVPVEYIIFEDEGHGFLKTENKIEGHKKIRLFLDKYLKRVKS from the coding sequence ATGAAGACTCTTATAATTTTTGTTATTTCACTCACTATTTTTTCCTGCTCACAAACTACTGTTAAAAAATATACCATTGAACAATTCCATAAAAATACAAATATATGGGGCGGCTATTTTTCTCCCGATGAAACCAAGCTTTTAGTTACAAATAATGAAACGGGAATTTACAATGTCTTTGCTATTCCCGTCGATGGAAAAGCACCTGAACAATTAACCTTTTCAGAAAAAGAGTCTTATTTCGCAATATCGTATGTTCCGGATGGCAATGGATTTCTTTATTATGCAGATAAAGGCGGTGACGAAAATGATCATTTATATTGGGTGGACAAAGACAGGAAAACTTTAGACTTAACTCCGTTTGAAAACAGTAAATCCGGCTTTTTTAAATGGAGCCACGATGAAAAAAGTTTCTTTTATATTTCCAACAAACGCAATCCAAAATTCTTTGATTTATATGAGAAACAAATAATCGATTTTGCTGACCCAAATGCAAATACCTTAATTTATCAGAATGATAAGGGGTTTGATGTTTCAGCTATTTCCAGTGATAAGCGATATCTTGCATTAACAAAAAGCATTACAACAAGTAACAACGAACTTTATCTCTATGATATGCAAACGAAAGAGACGAAGCATATCTCAGAACACGAGGGAGATGCAGTTTATGAAGCTCAATTTTTTGATTTAGCAAATGAGAACCTGTATTTATTATCAAATGAAAACAGCGAGTTTACATACCTGGTAAAGTATAATATTAAAAGCGGAAACAAAGAGAAAATCTATGAGACAAATTGGGATGTCTGGTATGCGAAAACCTCTTTTAATGAAAAATACCGTGTTATTGGTGTAAATGAGGATGCAAAGACAGCAATCAGTTTAACAGATTTGAGTTCTAATAATCAGGTTGAATTACCGGTTATAAAAGGTAGTAGTATTTCATCTGTAAGTATTGGTAAAAGTGAAAAGCTAATGCGGCTTACGGTAAGCAGTTCTGTTACGACCAATGATATTTACTTCTATAACATTGAGACAAAAGAATTAAAAAGATTAACAAAAACTTTAAATCCAGATATAAATACGAGTGATCTTGTAAATGCAGAAGTGATTAGATTTAAATCCTACGATGGTACAGAGGTTCCGTGTATTTTTTATAAGCCTCATCATGCTTCCAAGTCAAACAAGGTACCCGCTTTAGTCTGGGTGCATGGCGGGCCCGGTGGCCAAACACGATTGAATTATTCAGCATTAATCCAGTATTTAGTAAACCAGGGATATGCAATCCTTGCAATTAATAACCGGGGCAGCTCCGGCTACGGAAAGACTTTCTATAAAATGGATGATTTAAAACACGGTGAGGCAGATTTGAAAGATTGTGTTTCCAGTAAAGATTTTTTAGCTGAAACGGGTTTTATTGATATGGAGAAAGTAGGTATAATGGGTGGTTCCTACGGTGGTTATATGGTAATGGCGGCACTGGCTTTTACTCCGGAAGAATTTGATGTTGGGGTAAATATTTTTGGAGTAACTAATTGGTTAAGAACTTTGAAATCTATACCACCACATTGGGAATCATTTAGGGAAGCTTTGTATGCGGAATTGGGTGATCCATTCTCAGATGATTCGACACGCTTATATAAAATCTCACCATTATTTCATGCTAAAAATGTAACCAAACCGCTCATAGTCCTGCAGGGTGCAAATGATGTTAGGGTTCTCCAAATAGAATCGGACGAAATTGTTGCGGCTGTTGAATCCAATAATGTCCCCGTTGAATACATTATATTTGAAGATGAAGGACATGGATTTTTAAAAACGGAAAACAAAATTGAAGGACATAAAAAAATCAGGCTCTTTTTGGATAAATATCTAAAACGGGTTAAGTCATGA
- a CDS encoding phage tail protein, with protein sequence MAQEPFIGEIKMFGGNFAPRGYAFCDGQLLPISQYSALFSILGTTYGGDGRTTFGLPDLRGRAPIHEGNGPGLSDRRLGQKGGQENVVLNITQIPSHTHTAQLNADSTVATSDKPESGLLARNAGSTPQYGDTVNTALNSAAVKVSNTGGNGAHPNMQPFITINYIIALEGIYPSRP encoded by the coding sequence ATGGCCCAGGAACCATTCATTGGAGAAATTAAAATGTTTGGCGGCAATTTTGCCCCGCGCGGTTATGCCTTTTGCGATGGCCAGCTATTACCAATTTCCCAATATTCAGCACTTTTCTCAATATTGGGTACAACCTATGGCGGTGATGGCCGCACTACTTTTGGTTTGCCCGATCTAAGAGGCCGTGCACCAATTCATGAAGGCAATGGTCCCGGACTTTCAGATAGAAGATTAGGTCAAAAAGGTGGCCAGGAGAATGTTGTTTTAAACATCACCCAAATACCAAGCCACACCCATACAGCTCAGTTAAATGCAGATTCAACAGTGGCCACTTCCGATAAGCCGGAAAGTGGCTTGCTTGCCCGTAATGCAGGTTCTACACCGCAATATGGGGATACTGTAAACACGGCTCTAAATAGTGCGGCTGTCAAAGTATCTAATACAGGTGGAAATGGTGCGCACCCAAATATGCAGCCATTTATTACTATCAACTACATTATTGCCCTGGAAGGAATTTATCCATCACGTCCATAA